Proteins encoded in a region of the Luteimonas viscosa genome:
- a CDS encoding ABC1 kinase family protein, giving the protein MWEALGTVRDLGRLQDIATVLVRYGFGDMVRRVGLAGALERAGRLVHWRSAEDGLLQLDVPARVRAALQDLGPTFVKLGQVLATRVDLLPPRWIEELSELQNAVPAVGFETIRPQLAEDLGADPETVFAALEQVPMAAASLAQAHRARLHDGTPVVLKVRRPGIRDVVEADLRLLAHLATIVEKQMPELRRYHPSDMLRQFAASLRRELDFAAECRNAERIARNFEGRADIVIPKVYWTWTCERLNVQECLDGIPGRDLAAVDAAGLDRVRLARTGAGIVLKMVLEDGFFHADPHPGNIFYMPGGAIGVIDFGMVGRVSEPRRHQIVQLLHGLVDQDPASVTDVLVDWTGDSPDIEEARLQESVDRFVDQYRGVPLKDLRMGAMLSDVAAILREHGLTLPPDLALMIKAFLTLEGMGRQLDPGFDMAGEARPFLERAMLERYLPSALARRGRRTMTGVFDLLRDMPKDLHRLLQAARRGRLRVQVEVEALKVFGDQVDRAVSRLTMGVVTAALIVGSSIVLNSAGGVTSGALRVLGTVGFVGAALGGLWVLFSIWRGGKH; this is encoded by the coding sequence ATGTGGGAAGCGCTCGGCACGGTCCGCGACCTCGGCCGCCTGCAGGACATCGCCACCGTCCTGGTGCGCTACGGCTTCGGCGACATGGTCCGCCGCGTCGGCCTGGCCGGCGCGCTCGAGCGGGCGGGGCGCCTGGTGCACTGGCGCTCTGCGGAAGACGGACTGCTGCAGCTCGACGTGCCGGCGCGCGTGCGTGCCGCACTGCAGGACCTCGGACCCACCTTCGTCAAGCTGGGCCAGGTGCTGGCCACGCGCGTGGACCTGCTGCCGCCGCGCTGGATCGAGGAACTGTCCGAGCTGCAGAACGCGGTGCCGGCGGTCGGATTCGAGACGATCCGGCCGCAACTCGCCGAGGACCTCGGCGCCGACCCGGAGACCGTCTTCGCCGCGCTCGAGCAGGTGCCGATGGCCGCCGCGTCGCTGGCGCAGGCGCATCGCGCGCGTCTCCACGACGGCACGCCGGTGGTGCTGAAAGTGCGCCGGCCCGGAATCCGCGACGTGGTCGAGGCGGATCTGCGCCTGCTCGCGCACCTGGCGACGATCGTCGAGAAGCAGATGCCGGAACTGCGGCGCTACCACCCCTCCGACATGTTGCGGCAGTTCGCCGCCTCGCTGCGGCGCGAGCTCGATTTCGCCGCCGAATGCCGCAACGCCGAGCGCATCGCGCGCAACTTCGAAGGACGCGCGGACATCGTCATCCCGAAGGTCTACTGGACCTGGACCTGCGAACGGCTCAACGTGCAGGAATGCCTCGACGGCATCCCCGGCCGCGACCTGGCCGCGGTCGATGCCGCCGGTCTCGACCGGGTGCGGCTGGCGCGCACCGGCGCCGGCATCGTGCTCAAGATGGTGCTCGAGGACGGCTTCTTCCACGCCGATCCGCATCCGGGAAACATCTTCTACATGCCCGGCGGCGCGATCGGGGTGATCGATTTCGGCATGGTCGGACGCGTCTCCGAGCCGCGTCGACACCAGATCGTGCAACTGCTGCACGGGCTGGTGGACCAGGATCCGGCGTCGGTCACCGACGTGCTGGTCGACTGGACCGGGGACAGCCCGGATATCGAAGAGGCGCGGCTGCAGGAATCGGTCGACCGCTTCGTCGACCAGTACCGCGGCGTCCCGCTGAAGGACCTGCGGATGGGCGCCATGCTCAGCGACGTCGCCGCGATCCTGCGCGAACATGGCCTGACCCTGCCGCCCGACCTGGCGCTGATGATCAAGGCCTTCCTCACGCTCGAGGGCATGGGCCGCCAGCTCGATCCCGGCTTCGACATGGCCGGAGAGGCGCGCCCGTTCCTCGAACGCGCGATGCTCGAGCGCTACCTGCCCTCGGCGCTGGCGCGGCGCGGCAGGCGCACGATGACGGGCGTGTTCGATCTGTTGCGCGACATGCCGAAGGACCTGCACCGCCTGTTGCAGGCGGCGCGGCGCGGCAGGCTGCGGGTGCAGGTGGAGGTCGAGGCGCTCAAGGTCTTCGGCGACCAGGTGGACCGGGCGGTCAGCCGGCTGACGATGGGGGTGGTGACCGCGGCGCTGATCGTGGGCTCCTCGATCGTGCTCAACAGCGCCGGCGGCGTGACCAGCGGCGCGTTGCGCGTGCTGGGCACGGTCGGTTTCGTCGGCGCCGCGCTGGGCGGGCTCTGGGTGCTGTTCTCGATCTGGCGGGGCGGGAAGCACTGA
- the recA gene encoding recombinase RecA: protein MDENKKRALSAALSQIEKQFGKGSVMRMGDGSVEAAEVIGTGSLMLDIALGIGGLPKGRVVEIYGPESSGKTTLTLQTIAECQKAGGTAAFIDAEHALDPGYAQKLGVNIDDLLVSQPDTGEQALEIADMLVRSNAVDMVVVDSVAALTPRAEIEGEMGDQLPGLQARLMSQALRKLTGNIKRSNCMVIFINQLRMKIGVMMPGQSPETTTGGNALKFYASIRLDIRRIGAIKKGDEIIGNQTRIKVVKNKMAPPFKQVITEILYGEGISREGELIEMGVDAKLVEKAGAWYSYGSERIGQGKENARNYLKENPEVSKRLEAQLRETFKPAEAKRDGEEDAVAAGD from the coding sequence ATGGACGAGAACAAGAAGCGCGCCCTTTCCGCTGCCCTGAGCCAGATCGAGAAGCAGTTCGGCAAGGGTTCGGTGATGCGCATGGGCGATGGCAGCGTCGAGGCGGCGGAAGTGATCGGCACCGGCTCGCTGATGCTGGACATCGCGCTGGGCATCGGCGGCCTGCCCAAGGGGCGGGTGGTGGAAATCTACGGCCCGGAATCGTCCGGCAAGACCACGCTCACCCTGCAGACCATCGCCGAATGCCAGAAGGCCGGCGGCACCGCGGCCTTCATCGACGCCGAGCATGCGCTCGACCCGGGCTACGCGCAGAAGCTGGGCGTCAACATCGACGACCTCCTGGTCTCGCAGCCCGACACCGGCGAGCAGGCGCTGGAGATCGCCGACATGCTGGTGCGCTCGAACGCGGTGGACATGGTCGTGGTCGACTCGGTCGCCGCGCTCACCCCCCGCGCCGAGATCGAGGGCGAGATGGGCGACCAGCTCCCCGGCCTGCAGGCGCGCCTGATGAGCCAGGCGCTGCGCAAGCTGACCGGCAACATCAAGCGCAGCAACTGCATGGTGATCTTCATCAACCAACTGCGCATGAAGATCGGCGTGATGATGCCCGGCCAGAGCCCGGAAACCACTACCGGCGGCAACGCGCTGAAGTTCTACGCCTCGATCCGCCTCGACATCCGCCGCATCGGCGCGATCAAGAAGGGCGACGAGATCATCGGCAACCAGACCCGGATCAAGGTGGTCAAGAACAAGATGGCACCCCCGTTCAAGCAGGTCATCACCGAGATCCTGTACGGCGAGGGCATCAGTCGCGAAGGCGAACTGATCGAGATGGGCGTCGACGCCAAGCTCGTCGAGAAGGCCGGCGCCTGGTACAGCTACGGCAGCGAGCGCATCGGCCAGGGCAAGGAGAACGCCCGGAACTACCTCAAGGAGAACCCGGAGGTGTCCAAGCGCCTGGAAGCGCAGCTGCGCGAGACGTTCAAGCCGGCGGAGGCCAAGCGCGATGGCGAAGAGGATGCGGTCGCCGCAGGCGACTGA
- the lexA gene encoding transcriptional repressor LexA gives MKLTDTQQAILGLIAERIEAEGVPPSQAEIARAFGFSGVRAAQYHLEALEAAGAIERVPGRARGIRVLQPVPSAQQAFDLPAGNDDALRLPVLGQVAAGLPIGADIGSDAYVVLDRVLFSPSPDYLLKVKGDSMIDEGIFDGDLIGVHRTGDARSGQIVVARVDDAITVKLLKLGKDRIRLLPRNPDYAPIEVQPGQDFAIEGLYCGLVRPNR, from the coding sequence ATGAAACTCACCGACACCCAGCAGGCCATTCTCGGGCTCATCGCCGAGCGGATCGAGGCCGAAGGCGTTCCCCCCTCCCAGGCGGAGATCGCACGCGCCTTCGGCTTCAGCGGGGTGCGGGCCGCGCAATACCACCTCGAGGCGCTCGAGGCCGCGGGTGCCATCGAACGCGTCCCGGGCCGTGCGCGTGGCATCCGCGTGCTGCAGCCGGTGCCGTCGGCCCAGCAGGCCTTCGACCTGCCGGCCGGCAACGACGATGCGCTGCGCCTGCCGGTGCTGGGGCAGGTCGCCGCGGGCCTGCCGATCGGGGCCGACATCGGGTCGGACGCCTATGTCGTGCTCGACCGCGTGCTGTTTTCACCCTCGCCCGACTACCTGCTCAAGGTCAAGGGCGACTCGATGATCGACGAGGGGATCTTCGACGGCGACCTGATCGGCGTGCACCGCACCGGCGACGCCCGCAGCGGCCAGATCGTGGTGGCGCGCGTGGACGACGCCATCACCGTCAAGCTGCTCAAGCTCGGCAAGGACCGCATCCGCCTGCTGCCGCGCAACCCCGACTACGCGCCGATCGAGGTGCAGCCCGGCCAGGATTTCGCCATCGAGGGCCTGTACTGCGGCCTGGTGAGGCCCAACCGGTGA